Part of the Vigna angularis cultivar LongXiaoDou No.4 chromosome 1, ASM1680809v1, whole genome shotgun sequence genome, CGAAAATGTTCATACATCGATAAGACAAGCCTTATAATACTCACTGCACAAGTTTGTCCATATGCAAATTATACGAatttattaatacacattatatGAGTTTGTCCATTCATTGATTAAACGAGACTTACTATATGAATCTGcgcatatattaattaaatgtcTATGTCCATACACGGTTTAAATGAGTCTAACAATATATTAGACAAATACATCTATACACATATTAGATGaatatattaatacatattaaacgAGTTTGTTCACTCATCAAATGGCTTACAAAACACATTACATGAGTTTGAATATACACTAATAAAATGAGTCTAGCAATATACGTTATACGAGTGTGTCCATATACCGATTATACAAATCATGCAATACATAGTAGACGAGTTTGTCGATGTattgattagacgagtctaCCAATACATATCAAACAAATCTTTGCATACATTGATTAGTTAGAATagtataacataaaaattacaCAAGTCTAACAATACAATTAGAGGATACTATCCATCCAATAATTAAATgggtataaaaaatattaaacaaataatttcatacattgattagatgaTTCATATGTTGATTAGatgaatataacaataattattagaCAAGTCTAGGAAGACATTAATTAGAAGTAAAACCAACAATATTAGACGAGTCAAACGATGTACATGTAAGTCTagtaatacacattagacgagtcattcatatattgattaaacgacattaacaatatacattataCAAGTCTttttattcacaaattaaacgAGTATGttaatatacattagacaagtctaTTCATTCACTGATTAGATAAATTTTACAATACACATTATACGAGTTTGTTCACACATTGATCATATGAGTATAACGAAAAATATTAGATGAGTAcaataatacacattagacgagtcTGTACTTATTAGATAAGTATAgccaaaaaatattaaataagtcaTTTCATACATTAATTAGATGAATCTAAGAGTACACATTAGACAAATATGTTTGTACGTTGATTATATGAGTCTTGCAACACACATTAGACGAGTTTGTATACACACTGATAGACGACTGTAACAATATATGTTAACACATATTAGACAAGTCTATTAATACAGATTAGACGACTCTATCCATGTTTTATTATATGAGTCTTGTGATATACATTAGACAAGCTTATCCATACTAGACGAGTGTGATAATACACATTAGATAAGTGTGTTCGCAGTAGTGTAAAAACagtgtataacgtcacgcgttcaacgtcgaACCACaagatataaaacgtcgaatgccccaacgttagacgtcaaaattagtgaattcaataaaaatttgagcaagagattgaaaattcattcactctATCTTAGTGCGCGAGATCCttttctctgctcaaacttttctcgaacgaagtttgatgaccatcacatgtaatatttctttcatttgatacaaatgcatgttaatttactactttagatatgatttttgtttgttttgaccgattatttttcGTTTTGTTGTCCTTCaaaggcgcattctgctttctctctcacgtgtagcaacactttattccgatgaaccaaggttagttttcaatttgaagaacttatttgttgaacttgtttcttgttattttttgttgaacttgtttgttgttattatttgggtgaacttgtttgttgttgttgtttgattgaacttgtttgttgtttgattggacttgtttgttgtttgtcattgttgtttgttgttgatactatattacactttcatagttcatgctctacaaaataccaaaaactgaaatttattgtttttctgtttttcagatctcgtagagttgtaaaaaaggatcacaattaatttaaaaaaataaaaaattgttaacgtcgtttattgataaaattcgatgttaaatttaacgtcgaattttttaaattcgacatcAATTTAATGTCTCTCGATATGACATCGTTTTCGAATTCGACATGAAATgtccaaaatattcgacgttgtacgttatttttgtactagtgtcgTATACCGATTAGACGAGTCTAGCAACATATACTATACGAGTTTAGCAACATATACTATACGAGCTTGTCAATGCATTGATTAGACGAATCTAGTAATACacattatatcaattttttttatattgatttgtatttttaaCGAGtctactttatatatttttacatcttttatacttttagagaatattatatatttttacatatgttatattcttttatatttttacggagtctattatatatatttatataaacatattgattttctaaacttataaataattttttgaagttaattatattcaaaacttaattataaacttaaaaatatttattatttctttcttcaatttctaaatatcttttaataaacattcgaatatcttttaataaatatacgaACAAACATCAATGTATGtgtaaatacaaatttaaaactagtttataagatgtgttatttttaaagtaacTGGAACGTGAAGTTTTGTATAAACAAAAGTtactaaaaacaatttaaaagaaTGTTAGAAGAcagaattgaatttttttttggaaaaataaaaagaaatctaGGTGTGAAATAAAAGTACATAGTATccgtttaaaagaaaatattctaaTGCATAAATTACGtgatactttttaaaaatattaataatatatctaacGGTTCTTTCTCAATACATTGTCCATTATTAGATAACTGTATTATTGTTCGATTTTAGATTTCATTCTTATTTTGTAAGTCTCTTTtctgattttataatttataataaactcTAGCcaactataaaatatatattaaaaatgtttaaaactaAATGAGCAATACTCCTAAAAATAATCATTGACACGCAATTTAACACCAATTAAAGATGAAAGGAAAATGGCAATATGTTGTGATAACTAGTGGTTCATATAAGGCCATGATGAGTTCAATCCTTTGGAAGAGAACCCACTCCAAGGAGAGGGCTAATTGTTATCCACGTTGCCTTTATTTTCCAACCATGAAAAATAGATAACTAAAAACTCAAACCATGTAAGCTAATTGCATATTTTGTAGGTCATTAAGACACAGGAGCACAATATTTTCTGTtctctaaaatattaaattaatatatttattaaatttatttctggTGAAGCTTAAATTCGTAAAATAGAAAAAGctgtaattttatatataccttaataaatgatttcttttatatataataaagtgcAGGGAATAGAAGACACTATCTTGTTCCTAGGCCTTACCGAAAACTTGAGGCCAGGGTGAGTGTGTGGGTTTGTTTATCTGAAACACTGCAACATAACAGAacagagaaggagaagaagttcAAAATATGGCGGCAGAGTCATCATTGAGGGTGGCGACGACCACTCTTTGCAACCTCAATGGGTCTGAGAGAAGAACAACCCCTCTCTCTCCGCTTCGCTTCATGGGTTTTCGCCCTCGACCCTCTTACTCTCTCACTTCCTCTTCCCTCTCACACTTTTTCGGGAGCACACGCATTAACTCCAATACTCCCTTTCCACGCCAACACGCTCCCAGAAGACCCTTTTCTGTTTTCGCCATGGCGGCTGATGGTATTCATCTCCTTATCTCTAATAATTTCTTCTATTTGTTTTTAACTTCCTTTCTGCTTCGCGACTAATCTAATGTTTTGAATGTGGACCTGGTTTATTGAGGGAAATCAAAATGAATGAAACTCCTTTTTCTACAGTTTCCTCCGCTTTTTGGGTTTGTTTCAATTTTGTATCATGCTTAATATATTTGTGTTATTCTTGAATTTCGGCTTCGGTTGTGATATTAGGGAGAAAACCGTTGTTTGTGTGTTCAATTGAGATTTTAAGCGAGATAAGGTGTCCACTTTTATTCTGTAAGACTAGGAAATGTGGTTGGGTTTCTTTCATCCTTTTGGAAATGACCCTTTTTAACTTTGCTTCCAGATTCAAAGAGGAGTGTTCCGTTGAAGGATTATCGTAACATAGGTATCATGGCTCACATAGATGCTGGAAAGACTACTACGACTGAACGAATTTTGTATTATACTGGAAGGAACTACAAAATTGGAGAAGTGCATGAGGGAACTGCAACCATGGACTGGATGGAACAAGAACAAGAAAGAGGGATTACCATTACTTCTGCTGCAACCACTACATTCTGGAATAAGCACCGGATCAACATTATTGATACTCCTGGTCATGTCGACTTCACCTTAGAAGTGGAGCGAGCTCTTAGGGTGTTGGATGGAGCTATATGCTTGTTTGATAGTGTTGCTGGTGTGGAACCACAATCAGAGACTGTGTGGAGGCAGGCAGACAAATATGGGGTTCCACGAATTTGTTTTGTCAACAAAATGGACCGCCTTGGAGCAAACTTTTATCGAACAAGAGACATGATAGTAACAAATTTGGGTGCTAAACCACTTGTAATTCAGTTACCGATTGGTTCAGAAGATAGTTTTGCGGGAGTTGTAGACCTTGTTAGGATGAAAGCTATAGTTTGGTCAGGAGAAGAGCTGGGTGCCAAGTTTGAGATTGTAGATATTCCAGAAGATCTTCAAGAGCTGGCTCAGGATTACCGATCCCAGCTGATAGAAACCATAGTTGAGTTAGATGACCAGGCTATGGAGAACTACCTGGAAGGAATTGAACCGGATGAggaaactataaaaaaattaattaggaAGGGAACCATATCAGCCAGTTTTGTGCCAGTGATGTGTGGTTCGGCTTTCAAAAACAAGGGTGTCCAACCGTTGCTCGATGCTGTAGTTGATTATCTACCATCACCACTTGACTTGCCAGCAATGAAGGGCAGTGACCCAGAAAACCCAGAAGCGACAATAGAGAGGATAGCAAGTGATGATGAACCTTTTGCTGGATTAGCTTTCAAGATCATGAGTGATCCATTTGTAGGCTCCCTTACATTTGTCAGGGTGTATGCTGGAAAGCTAAGTGCTGGGTCTTACGTACTCAATGCAAACAAAGGGAAAAAGGAGAGAATTGGTAGACTTCTAGAAATGCATGCAAACAGCAGAGAGGATGTTAAAGTAGCTTTGGCAGGTGATATTATCGCTCTCGCAGGTTTGAAAGATACTATAACAGGTGAAACATTGTGTGACCCTGATCATCCAATCGTGCTCGAACGGATGGACTTCCCTGATCCTGTCATTAAGGTTGCAATTGAACCCAAGACTAAAGCTGATGTTGACAAGATGGCAACTGGTTTAATCAAGCTTGCACAGGAAGACCCTTCTTTCCACTTCTCCCGTGATGAAGAGATAAACCAGACAGTGATTGAAGGGATGGGAGAATTACATCTTGAAATCATTGTTGATCGGCTCAAAAGAGAATTTAAGGTAATCTCTAATTCATTTCTTTTGAGAATTTTCAATGATCGGTTAGCATGGTTGTGTTTATTAGCTGTTTTTGTCTTTGAAACTCTTAACTCCATCCTTGATGCTGTGCATGGAATAGTTACGATTAGAAGTAATAATGGTAAATAAACATGGACATTATCACATTAGACTGTAGCGGAATCTGTTTGCTTGCACTTTGAATTTTCACTATTACCTGTAAAATAAGAACAAAGGAATAAAGAACCACCCTTGATAAAATCTCTGTATATCATCTGATAAAGCATTAGTTTGTCTGGTGTACTATTCCTTTCCATTTTTATAGGCTTGTTCCCTTGGCGTGAACATTTCTTCCCTTCTCCATATCTCTCTTCCTTTAGTATTACTTTTACACATTTTAAGGATTATGTAGCAATAACATAATTTTGGGAAAATCACATTATCTATATTTGTTAACGCAGGTGGAAGCTAATGTTGGTGCTCCCCAAGTAAACTACCGGGAAAGCATTTCAAAAATCTCAGAAGTGAAGTATGTGCACAAGAAACAGTCAGGTGGACAAGGTCAGTTTGCAGATATCACAGTAAGGTTTGAACCCATGGATCCAGGTAGTGGATATGAGTTCAAGAGTGAAATCAAAGGAGGTGCTGTACCAAAAGAATATATTCCTGGGGTGATGAAAGGATTGGAAGAGTGCATGAGCAACGGTGTGCTTGCTGGCTTTCCAGTTGTTGATGTACGAGCGGTACTTGTAGATGGTTCTTATCACGATGTAGATTCGAGTGTGTTGGCATTCCAGTTGGCAGCAAGAGGAGCATTTAGGGAAGGAGTTAGAAAAGCTGGACCGAAGATGCTTGAACCTATAATGAAGGTTGAAGTTGTTACTCCTGAAGAACATCTAGGTGATGTAATTGGTGATCTCAACTCAAGAAGAGGTCAGATCAACAGTTTTGGTGACAAACCTGGTGGCCTAAAGGTAAGTTTAGTAACTTGGTTCTCTTGGATTATCCTATTAAACTTCTCCTTGTTGGAttgttatattaaatttgaaggTACTGCTCGAAAGTTCTTGTGCCGTATTGTTTGTCTTAAAATGATCTACATTTccaaattcatatattttagacACAATTCTAATTTATGGAACAACACCCAAAATGGCAATAAAGGAAAAGTGGGATAAAAAAACCCTCCCAACCTCACCCATCATAATCTTCGAAAAAGACCGTATGGATATTCCCACGAGGTATGATCATAAAAAACAGTGTATATCACCTAGGGGACTGCTCTCTTGTTTATCATGTTGGTTGATTGTAATTGAAAACTTTTGCCTATCGGGCTGGTGAAATAGTAGGATTGAGTAGAGTTGATTCGAAGGTCTTGGGTTCTATATGGGTCTTAGGACTACATGGATACATGTGAATAGGATGAATGAGGACAATGTTCatgttctctttttttttttcttcagtggATTGTTTTGCTTTTAGTTTGGATTGGAGGTGGACTTTATTCCTTTCTTGCTTTTGTTGGTGACAAACGCAGGTTGTTGATTCCCTGGTACCTCTTGCTGAGATGTTCCAGTACGTGAGCACACTCAGGGGGATGACAAAGGGCCGTGCATCCTACTCAATGCAATTAGCCATGTTTGATGTGGTGCCACAGCACATTCAGAACCAACTTGCCTCAAAAGAGCAAGAAGTTGCCGCTTAGTGTATTTGCTCGGTCTCCCAACAAGGAATTTCTTACTTTTGATAGCCGTATTGTGTCCATTGTCAAATAGTTGGGTTTGTTTTtggtatttatttattgaaattttccTTGTACAAATACAAGGTTAGCCAACTAaaatttcagaagaaaaatAGGAGACGATTTTTCTTCCACATTGGAGAGAGAATGAACTGATATGGGGCAAATAAGAAtgcattttttgttgttttggggGGAAAAACAAAGCGTGCTAACTTGTATTCGCAAAACCATTCCGAGAACCCAAAATTATTTCCTATCTTTTGTTTTCAGTAGAAACTACAAATCGAATGTGTCCACGTGACATGATATTTTTCGAAGGTGTGTATAACAGTACATACCGAGTGATTTTGACAACTTAATCACCTAGTTGTGGTAGCACTACCTCCATTTGATGCCAAAAATGATAGATAAGCAAACATTATTTGATTAACTAATAGTGtaaaagtttgaatttgaagGCAAAAATACTATAATgcaaaaatattatcttaagagaagaaaaaagaagaagcacaaAATAGCTAAGAATTGTAAAGGAAAAATCACTTGGAGCCCCATCCTTAATTGAACAAACGTAAAACTAATTTTCAGATTTTGTTTCCCCCTAATGAGAACCCAATGTTCATTCCCGTACAGACAGCCAAAACGCCAGAAATGGCACTGGTCTATGGTTTCTCAATTACAATACTAACCAAAAGCCAAATCAGCAACTACCAAAATTACGAACCTGCTTTATCTAAGTATATCGTTCCCAATTGAAGAAAACGTATAGAACGTTGGACAATAACTAATCCGAGATAGAACGCAGTACGCACCAGTCGAGAGTAAAAATAAACTGCATTTGACACGTTTTAAGCTCCTTCCATGAGAGAGCTTCAGGTTTTTTGGCAGACTGTTTTTTTGGACAAGCGTTTCTTGCCCTTGGTGACGGTAGCGGTGGCAGTTGTGGGTTAGAAGAGGCAAGCAGAGATGACGATGAAGGATACCAAGAGTTTGAGGAAGTCGAAGCAGTTGTGGTGGTTGTCGTCATTCAAATCTGGGGGTTGGAATTCAAATTAGGGCTTCTTGGCTTCATTCGGTTTCTTGAATGTGTCTGAGTTGCTGTGCTCTGTAAGTGCATTTTGAAAGTCTGAATGTGAGGTTCATAATCTTTATAACATCTTGTAGTCCGATCTTAGTTCTGTTCTTGCAATCTTTTGTTCACTCCTGATGCGGGTACAAAACAACAATTCAAaaatcacatcaatcaaattgagcaaaagcaaaaagcatGACACATATCAAATGGAatgctttgtttttttaatcaatttttgaaaaagtggCGAACATAGCCAAATTAACTATCGCGtgataatttttctctttgtttcaaggtttttaaaaaaaattcaagacaATTCAAAAACTGTTCACAAGTAGTTAGATTCAAAACTAGTATAGTTTAGTGCAGTCTagtttaacaaaacaaataataatttagttaacTTCGATTGaactaatttttagtttaatttaagtAAACTACTTTTTCACTATAGTTTTTAACATTGAGGTAGTTCATTTAATCCTCTTAATGTGAGAGATGTATTATggattttcattcttttattttaatcttatttctTTCTCAAAGTTGACAAAAACACATAACCATGTTACTCTTTTCTATCTTCAATGAAactattttcctattttttactctttaaattgatattttttcagGAAAATCTATGACGATTGATTGATATAGTTGAGAgtgaaaaacatttataaactAAGAACTTATAGTATTATAGTATGATAGTAAACCAAAGCAAATAATGCCTTTACCCATTCTCTAATAGTGGCATGGTCATCATTTCCTAAGGATTCATCTTGTAAGTTATGAATTGACGGGAAATTATTAAATAACCTCtttaagtaaaaaaaacttataaaaaattgcTTTATTTAATAAATCCTAAATCCTAAACCCTTAATTTTTATCCTAAAGAAATTTGTACACAGAGTAATTTCTTTAGGGTAAAAACATAAACTTTCAATTACAATTAAAcaaattcttaaataaaatttatttcaaacataattaaataaaaaaattaagtttgtttaaatattttaaaattatttactattaaccAAACTAAAACGTGCTTTTTAGAGAAACAATGATGGACATAAAAAGTACACGaatcacaaaataatttaagaaaaatttataagaaaaatattccCATTATAGCTGTACAATGAATCTGAAAGTCAACCAACCCCTTTTAACCCCTGTAGATGAAAACCAAGGCAGGTAGATACATTTCACATCTCCAAATAATGTCAGAGAGCAAAAAGCAAATTAATAGCACAAATTAAGCACCATTGGAAGCCATATTTTCTGTTACCTATAGTAAGAACTATTTCGGCAGGATTTAGAACActaatccaaaacatttaaaGTTGTCCGCTCCGAGCGGTCCAATTCTgctgtcttctctcttctccttgtccGAGCTGCCGGGGAGAGTGCTtacaaaagacactccgacgctcaagtcagtgactttgcgtaataatcttgtaatcaagatttAGTTATCAGAGCTCTAAGTTTTCCGTTCAAGTTCAAGTTACCTGTACCCTTTGccagacaaatatttataaattataatgagcttaccgttgggtctgactcattaaccaccaatgaatgactattaattgtcaataaatgacaattattttcattaactccccGACAATTATTACCATTGATTACCTTAACGGCTTATTTACCCGATCGGTTCATTGAcctgagaggtatcatcggtcggcCGACTCTTCTGcacctttaccgttcggtcggttatgagcccatagtaacataagCATCCCTAGCCCTAGCAAAATTTTTGATATTGCGTTGGGTTTATAAAGTTATATCGATTGGTAGAGGATTTTACCTGAGTTTCAATTCATACCAGCATGCGTTCTTTACCGTCCGAGCGGGTTTTGCGCTAAGAGTTCCTTTGAAGTATTCCCAGACCAAGgcgagagttcacgaaagagcTTGCTTTGCCGCTtgatttaggtcttaggagctctctagaagcgtgccctaagaccaaggtgagagttcacgaaagaaatttgcctcacccgctcggtttaggtcttaggagctctctagaagcatgccctaagaccaaggtgagagttcacgaaagaaatctgcctcacccgctcggtttaggtcttaggagctctctagaagtgtgccctaagaccaaggtgagagttcacgaaagaaatctgcctcacccgctcggtttaagtcttaggagctctctagaagcgtgccttaagaccaaggtgagagttcacgaaagaaatctgcctcacccgctcggtttaggtcttaggagctctctagaagcgtgccctaagaccaaggtgagattcacaaaagaaatatgtctcacccgctcggtttaggtcttaggagctctctagaagcgtgccctaagactaaggtgagagctcacgaagagtctgcctcacccgctcggttgcTCAAGGTTGGCCAAGTAGTTTGTATACAGAGTCCTGTTATCTGCACCGAAGAAAAAAACCACTAGAATTTCGAACGGTTAGAAAAAGGTAATTGATGGCtaagtacctgtgaggccgTCCGGCCGAGCAGTTGACGCCGACcggccgagcagttgaggccgaccgaccgagcagttgaggccgacCGGCCGAGCAGTTGAGGTCGAAGGGCCAAACAtctgatgccaaatttggctaagtacctgtgaggccgacCCGCCGAGCAGATGAGGCCGATCGGCCGAGCAGTTGAGGACGACCgaccgagcagttgaggccgacCGGCCGGAcagttgaggccgaagggccgaacatctgatgccaaatttggctaagtacctgtgaggccgacCGACCGAGAAGTTCAGGCCGAAGGGCCGAACAtctgatgccaaatttggctaagtacctgtgaggccgtccggccgagcagttgaggccgaccggccgagcagttgaggccgaccgaccgagcagttgaggccgaccgaccgagcagttgaggccgacCGACCGAGCAGTTGAGGTTGAAGGGCCAAAAATCTGATTCCAAATTTGGCTAACTACTTGTGAGGCTGACCGACCGAGAAGTTGAGGCCGAAGGGCCGAACatttgatgccaaatttggctaagtacctgtgaggccgTCCGACCGAACAGTTGAGGCCGACCGGCCGAGCAGTTGAGGTCGAAGGGCCGAACATCTGATGCCCAATTTGGCTAAGTACTACTGAGGCCGACCGACCGAGCAATTGAGGCC contains:
- the LOC108346505 gene encoding elongation factor G-2, chloroplastic, whose translation is MAAESSLRVATTTLCNLNGSERRTTPLSPLRFMGFRPRPSYSLTSSSLSHFFGSTRINSNTPFPRQHAPRRPFSVFAMAADDSKRSVPLKDYRNIGIMAHIDAGKTTTTERILYYTGRNYKIGEVHEGTATMDWMEQEQERGITITSAATTTFWNKHRINIIDTPGHVDFTLEVERALRVLDGAICLFDSVAGVEPQSETVWRQADKYGVPRICFVNKMDRLGANFYRTRDMIVTNLGAKPLVIQLPIGSEDSFAGVVDLVRMKAIVWSGEELGAKFEIVDIPEDLQELAQDYRSQLIETIVELDDQAMENYLEGIEPDEETIKKLIRKGTISASFVPVMCGSAFKNKGVQPLLDAVVDYLPSPLDLPAMKGSDPENPEATIERIASDDEPFAGLAFKIMSDPFVGSLTFVRVYAGKLSAGSYVLNANKGKKERIGRLLEMHANSREDVKVALAGDIIALAGLKDTITGETLCDPDHPIVLERMDFPDPVIKVAIEPKTKADVDKMATGLIKLAQEDPSFHFSRDEEINQTVIEGMGELHLEIIVDRLKREFKVEANVGAPQVNYRESISKISEVKYVHKKQSGGQGQFADITVRFEPMDPGSGYEFKSEIKGGAVPKEYIPGVMKGLEECMSNGVLAGFPVVDVRAVLVDGSYHDVDSSVLAFQLAARGAFREGVRKAGPKMLEPIMKVEVVTPEEHLGDVIGDLNSRRGQINSFGDKPGGLKVVDSLVPLAEMFQYVSTLRGMTKGRASYSMQLAMFDVVPQHIQNQLASKEQEVAA